The Hemibagrus wyckioides isolate EC202008001 linkage group LG15, SWU_Hwy_1.0, whole genome shotgun sequence genome window below encodes:
- the rps21 gene encoding small ribosomal subunit protein eS21 isoform X1: MQNDAGEFVDLYVPRKCSASNRIIGAKDHASIQINIAEVDKVTGRFNGQFKTYAICGAIRRMGEADDSLLRLAKNDTIVSKNI; the protein is encoded by the exons ATGCAGAACGACGCTGGAGAATTCGTGGACCTCTACGTCCCCCGTAAAtg CTCTGCTAGCAACAGAATTATTGGTGCAAAGGACCATGCCTCCATTCAGATCAACATTGCTGAG GTTGACAAGGTCACCGGCAGGTTCAATGGCCAGTTCAAGACCTACGCTATCTGTGGTGCTATCCGTAGAATG GGTGAAGCCGATGATTCTCTCCTGAGGCTGGCAAAGAATGACACAATTGTGTCAAA GAACATCTAA
- the rps21 gene encoding small ribosomal subunit protein eS21 isoform X2 — MQNDAGEFVDLYVPRKCSASNRIIGAKDHASIQINIAEVDKVTGRFNGQFKTYAICGAIRRMGEADDSLLRLAKNDTIVSK; from the exons ATGCAGAACGACGCTGGAGAATTCGTGGACCTCTACGTCCCCCGTAAAtg CTCTGCTAGCAACAGAATTATTGGTGCAAAGGACCATGCCTCCATTCAGATCAACATTGCTGAG GTTGACAAGGTCACCGGCAGGTTCAATGGCCAGTTCAAGACCTACGCTATCTGTGGTGCTATCCGTAGAATG GGTGAAGCCGATGATTCTCTCCTGAGGCTGGCAAAGAATGACACAATTGTGTCAAAGTAA